A single window of Chitinophaga sp. XS-30 DNA harbors:
- a CDS encoding 3-hydroxyacyl-ACP dehydratase, translating to MINNENITEYIPQRPPIVMISRLLEAGEKNIRTELDIAEDNVFVEDGRLMAPGLVENIAQTAAARIGYLAKQQNVPVPLGFIGAIQHLEILGHPAAATTVQTEIIIEHEVFNATVVKGTVKQDGKLLAQCEMKIFVSRNK from the coding sequence ATGATCAACAACGAAAATATTACGGAGTATATCCCCCAACGCCCGCCGATCGTTATGATCAGCCGCCTGTTGGAAGCAGGGGAGAAGAACATCCGCACAGAACTGGATATTGCGGAAGACAATGTGTTTGTGGAAGATGGCCGGCTTATGGCGCCGGGCCTGGTCGAGAACATCGCCCAAACCGCTGCCGCAAGGATCGGTTACCTCGCAAAACAACAGAACGTTCCTGTGCCGCTGGGCTTTATCGGCGCCATCCAGCACCTGGAGATACTGGGCCACCCCGCCGCCGCTACCACGGTGCAAACGGAGATCATCATCGAACATGAGGTATTCAATGCCACCGTTGTGAAAGGCACCGTAAAACAGGATGGCAAACTGCTGGCGCAGTGCGAAATGAAAATTTTTGTATCCCGAAACAAATAG
- a CDS encoding lipid A biosynthesis acyltransferase codes for MPSWQGKSKGNKLGYRIFIDVLRYGGVRPAYFLLAFVAGYYCLFSFRSSQSIFQYFHRKLGYGRFRALISVYRNYYVFGQTLIDKIVVMAGIPNRFSFHFDGEEFLHQVVEGGRGGILLSAHLGNWEVAGHLFTRLQTRINIVMFDGEHQRIKDYLAGITGGRHVNVIVLKDDLSHIYAIHDALSKKELVCMHADRFMEGNKTAEMSFLGETARFPIGPFLLASTFRVPVSLVFAFKETATHYHLYATEPKVYPGAKQGGLERSMQDFVDTMAEKVKRYPLQWFNYYDFWSKD; via the coding sequence ATGCCTTCTTGGCAGGGAAAGTCCAAAGGAAACAAGCTGGGGTACAGGATCTTTATTGATGTATTGCGATATGGAGGCGTGCGGCCGGCTTACTTTCTCCTGGCATTTGTTGCAGGCTACTATTGCCTGTTCTCGTTCCGCTCATCCCAATCCATTTTTCAGTATTTTCACCGCAAATTAGGATATGGCCGCTTTCGCGCATTGATCAGTGTGTACCGGAACTACTACGTATTCGGGCAAACGCTGATCGACAAAATAGTGGTCATGGCCGGTATCCCCAACCGCTTCAGTTTTCACTTCGATGGAGAGGAATTCCTTCACCAGGTAGTGGAAGGTGGCAGGGGAGGCATTTTGCTGAGCGCGCACCTCGGCAACTGGGAAGTGGCCGGTCACCTTTTCACCCGTTTGCAGACCCGCATCAATATTGTGATGTTCGATGGGGAGCATCAGCGCATCAAGGATTATCTTGCCGGCATAACGGGTGGCAGGCATGTAAATGTCATTGTTTTAAAGGACGATTTATCGCATATTTACGCTATCCACGATGCCCTGAGCAAAAAAGAACTGGTATGCATGCATGCGGACCGGTTCATGGAAGGGAACAAAACGGCGGAAATGAGCTTCCTGGGAGAAACGGCCCGTTTTCCCATAGGCCCTTTCCTGCTGGCTTCCACGTTCAGGGTTCCCGTGTCGCTCGTATTCGCTTTCAAGGAAACCGCCACGCATTATCACCTCTATGCAACGGAACCGAAAGTGTACCCGGGCGCCAAACAGGGCGGGCTGGAACGATCGATGCAGGATTTTGTGGATACGATGGCGGAAAAAGTGAAACGATACCCGCTGCAATGGTTCAATTATTACGACTTCTGGTCGAAGGACTGA
- a CDS encoding beta-ketoacyl synthase → MMDVFVAADNIVSPLGATTAANYRQVREGHSGISLQPEGYFGAMIAEEDLLGWTKEHQLDGYTKFEQLLILSIREALSHTGIMLQDPRTALIVSTTKGNIALLEEKRAGSAQPLELFATAGRVAAYFDAAAKPLVISNACISGLLAILAGQRLIRSGRYDHAVICGADVLTQFVRSGFQSFQAISDEPCRPFDAARKGISLGEGAATVILTKNSTLLNRKTAIRLGEGASSNDANHISGPSRTGAELSAAITRAVQQSGLQPEDMGFVSAHGTATLYNDEMEAKAFHLSGLQNVPVNSLKGYYGHTLGAAGLIEAIIGMHSMLEDVVIPTAGFSESGVSLPLKLSNRPEHRPMEHYLKTTSGFGGCNAAMVFSKAVL, encoded by the coding sequence ATGATGGATGTGTTCGTAGCAGCTGACAATATCGTATCCCCGCTGGGCGCCACCACCGCAGCCAATTACCGGCAGGTACGGGAAGGGCATAGCGGCATAAGCCTTCAGCCGGAAGGGTACTTCGGCGCGATGATAGCGGAGGAAGACCTGCTGGGCTGGACGAAGGAGCATCAACTGGACGGCTACACGAAATTTGAGCAGCTGCTTATCCTCAGCATCAGGGAAGCGCTGTCACACACCGGTATCATGTTGCAAGACCCCCGCACGGCATTGATCGTGTCCACCACCAAGGGCAACATTGCCTTGCTGGAGGAAAAACGTGCAGGCAGTGCGCAACCGCTGGAGCTGTTTGCCACGGCAGGCAGGGTAGCGGCATATTTTGATGCGGCCGCAAAACCGCTGGTGATCAGCAATGCCTGCATCTCCGGGCTGCTCGCCATCCTCGCCGGGCAACGCCTGATCCGTTCCGGCCGTTACGACCATGCCGTGATCTGTGGAGCGGATGTGCTGACGCAGTTCGTGCGCTCCGGTTTCCAGTCATTCCAGGCCATCAGCGACGAACCCTGCAGGCCCTTCGACGCCGCACGCAAAGGCATCTCGCTTGGAGAAGGCGCCGCTACGGTCATTTTAACAAAGAACAGCACATTATTGAACAGGAAGACCGCTATCCGCCTCGGAGAAGGCGCTTCCAGCAATGATGCCAATCATATATCAGGCCCCTCCCGCACAGGCGCGGAACTGTCTGCCGCCATCACCAGGGCCGTTCAGCAAAGCGGCCTGCAACCGGAAGATATGGGCTTTGTGTCCGCGCACGGCACCGCTACCCTGTACAACGATGAAATGGAAGCCAAAGCCTTCCATTTGTCCGGCCTGCAAAATGTACCCGTAAACAGCCTCAAAGGTTATTACGGGCATACGCTCGGCGCAGCCGGCCTGATCGAAGCCATCATCGGCATGCACAGCATGCTGGAGGATGTGGTGATACCCACCGCAGGATTTTCGGAATCAGGGGTCAGCCTGCCGCTGAAGCTGAGCAACCGCCCCGAACACCGGCCCATGGAACATTACCTGAAAACCACTTCCGGTTTCGGGGGATGTAATGCAGCCATGGTATTCAGCAAAGCAGTGCTTTGA
- a CDS encoding thioesterase family protein, with protein sequence MQPVLSESTEVTVRFNEADSLGIVWHGNYIRYFEDGREAFGSKYRLRYLDIFGHGYTVPVVNVECNYKRPLRYGDTVRIETRYVPAEAAKIRFEYTLYNAATSEVVCTGATVQVFLDKEQSLLQLTVPPFFSEWKKMWGLV encoded by the coding sequence ATGCAACCTGTATTGAGCGAAAGCACTGAGGTGACCGTCCGGTTTAATGAAGCAGATTCCCTGGGCATTGTCTGGCACGGCAACTATATACGGTATTTTGAGGACGGAAGAGAAGCTTTCGGCAGTAAATACAGGTTGCGTTACCTGGATATTTTCGGGCATGGTTACACCGTGCCCGTGGTGAATGTGGAATGTAACTACAAACGCCCCCTCCGCTACGGGGATACGGTACGGATAGAAACCCGGTACGTCCCCGCCGAAGCCGCCAAGATCCGCTTCGAGTACACGCTTTACAATGCCGCCACCAGTGAAGTGGTTTGCACAGGGGCTACCGTGCAGGTGTTTCTCGACAAGGAGCAATCGCTTTTACAACTGACCGTTCCGCCCTTCTTTTCGGAATGGAAAAAAATGTGGGGACTGGTATGA
- a CDS encoding class I SAM-dependent methyltransferase: protein MNFFTKETKTALQAKEQALWLAFAPIAFQASKALRDLGILQVVADSGTRGVTIEEVLEHVKLSRYSARVLLEAGLGLEMLIVNDKRYTLTKTGYFILSDTLTRINMDFSHDVCYNAMNHLQDSLIEGKPRGLKELGPWDTIYQGLSILPEPARTSWFNFDHYYSDLAFPGVLPIVFEHQPKSLLDIGGNTGKWSIACAGYDPDVHITIMDLPVQINVAREKISAAGLQDRVSFYETNILDESLPFAKGFDVIWMSQFLDCFSEAEIISILRRCREALNDGGSIFILEPFWNKQQFKSAAFCLQQTSLYFTAIANGNSQMYHTDDFFSCIRAAGLEVVMENNNVGLSYTLLRCVKA from the coding sequence ATGAATTTTTTTACCAAGGAAACGAAAACAGCATTGCAGGCCAAAGAACAGGCTTTGTGGCTGGCCTTTGCACCGATTGCCTTCCAGGCCTCCAAAGCCCTGCGCGACCTGGGCATTCTCCAGGTAGTGGCGGACAGCGGCACCCGCGGCGTGACCATCGAAGAAGTGCTGGAGCATGTGAAACTCTCCCGCTATTCCGCCAGGGTATTGCTCGAAGCCGGACTGGGCCTCGAAATGCTGATCGTCAATGATAAAAGATATACCCTTACCAAAACAGGCTATTTCATCCTCAGCGATACGCTTACCCGCATCAATATGGACTTCTCGCATGATGTATGCTATAACGCCATGAATCACCTGCAGGACAGTCTTATTGAAGGTAAACCCCGCGGGCTGAAAGAACTGGGGCCATGGGACACCATTTACCAGGGGCTTTCCATCCTGCCGGAGCCGGCACGTACCAGCTGGTTCAATTTCGATCATTATTATTCCGATCTCGCTTTCCCGGGCGTACTGCCGATCGTATTCGAACACCAGCCGAAATCCCTCCTGGATATCGGCGGCAATACCGGCAAATGGTCAATAGCCTGCGCCGGATATGATCCGGACGTGCATATCACCATTATGGACCTGCCCGTACAGATCAATGTAGCCCGCGAAAAGATCAGCGCCGCCGGTTTGCAGGACCGGGTATCTTTCTACGAAACGAACATCCTGGACGAAAGCCTGCCCTTTGCGAAAGGTTTTGATGTGATATGGATGAGCCAGTTCCTGGACTGCTTTTCCGAAGCCGAGATCATCAGCATCCTGCGCCGTTGCAGGGAAGCGCTGAACGATGGCGGCAGCATTTTCATCCTGGAGCCGTTCTGGAACAAACAGCAATTTAAATCAGCCGCATTCTGTCTGCAGCAGACATCCCTCTATTTTACCGCCATCGCCAATGGTAACAGCCAGATGTACCATACTGATGACTTCTTCTCCTGCATCCGCGCCGCTGGCCTGGAAGTAGTGATGGAGAACAATAATGTGGGATTGAGCTATACGCTGCTCAGGTGTGTGAAAGCATAA